A genomic window from Silene latifolia isolate original U9 population chromosome Y, ASM4854445v1, whole genome shotgun sequence includes:
- the LOC141632288 gene encoding uncharacterized protein LOC141632288, with product MEGTSSVVLKGQWRRNVYIIDLNAIPTNSFTFMKATVDDPCLWHKRFAHISSTTLNKLKRWNLVEGLPSIKFDQETLCDSCARCKHVRFSFKPKRVVSTKEPLELVHMDLCGPIKVRSRGGSKYVFVLVDDYSRENGVQHNLSAPRTPQQNGVVERMNRALEDMAHTMLLCSRLPRNFWAEGLDLGGTMLGPQSFKEDELSSDDNMPPVSKKWRYKDSHPMETILGSLNEGVRTHRKLNNFCSFYYFLSTIEPTNIREALAELDWIIEIQEELQQSLSGETPGFLDSQFQKHVYKLDKALYGLKQASRAWNDRLSKFLLESDLKGGSVDKTLFLKSEGSDLLVIQIYVDDIIFGSSHNRLCKYFLELMTSEFEMSMMGELKFFLELQIQQTSEGIMIHQQKYIKELLRKFGMENSHSMPTPMPTEKKLRLDEDDYASCSLDRKSTSGIATFVGPCIITWGSNKQNSVALSTAQAEYIAVGLIRAT from the exons AtggaaggaacaagtagtgttgtaCTTAAAGGCCAATGGAGAAGGAATGTATATATAATTGATTTAAATGCTATTCCTACTAACTCGTTTACATTCATGAAAGCTACAGTAGATGATCCATGTCTTTGGCATAAAAGATTCGCTCACATTAGTTCGACTACCTTGAATAAACTAAAGAGATGGAATTTGGTTGAAGGTCTTCCTTCAATTAAGTTTGATCAAGAAACTCtatgtgactcgtgtgctcgttgcaaacatgtgagatttTCGTTCAAACCTAAGAGAGTTGTAAGTACAAAAGAACCACTAGAACTTGTGCATATGGATCTATGCGGGCCAAtaaaggtaagaagtagaggtggatccaagTATGttttcgttctagttgatgattactctag GGAGAATGGTGTTCAGCATAACTTATCAGCACCACGaactccacaacaaaacggtgttgttgaacgtatgaatagagcACTAGAGGATATGGCACACACGATGCTTTTGTGTAGTCGCCTTCCTCGAAATTTCTGGGCAGAAg GATTGGATTTAGGGGGAACGATGCTTGGACCTCAATCATTCAAAGAAGACGAACTAAGTTCAGATGATAATATGCCTCCAGTctctaagaaatggagatataaggaTTCTCACCCAATGGAGACTATTCTTGGTAGTTTGAATGAAGGGGTTCGAACTCATAGAAAGCTTAACAACTTTTGTTCATTCTACTATTTTCTGTCTACTATTGAGCCAACCAATATCAGAGAAGCGCTTGCTGAACTAGATTGGATTATTGAGATACAAGaggagcttcaaca AAGTCTTAGTGGAGAAACCCCAGGGTTTCTGGATAGCCAGTTTCAAAAGCATGtctataaattagacaaagctttatatggtttgaaacaagcttcCAGGGCTTGGAACGACAGATTATCAAAATTCTTACTTGAAAGTGATTTGAAAGGAGGATCTGTCGACAAGACCTTATTCTTAAAATCTGAAGGTTCCGACTTATTAGTTATTCAAATTTATGTTGACGATATCATTTTTGGTTCATCTCATAATCgcttgtgcaagtattttttAGAATTAATGACCTCTGAatttgagatgagcatgatgggagaacttaagTTCTTCCTAGAACTTCAAATACAACAGACTAGTGAAGGAAtcatgatacaccaacaaaaatacatcaaggaattACTTAGGAAATTTGGAATGGAGAATTCTCATTCTATGCCGACTCCAATGCCTACGGAAAAGAAGTTGAGATTAGACGAAGATG aTTATGCAAGTTGTTCACTTgatagaaaaagtacttccggcatagccacaTTTGTTGGACCATGTATTATAACATGGGGGTCAAAcaagcaaaattccgttgcattaTCTACAGCTCAAGCCGAATACATTGCTGTTGGATTG ataagggcaacataa